In Erigeron canadensis isolate Cc75 chromosome 7, C_canadensis_v1, whole genome shotgun sequence, one DNA window encodes the following:
- the LOC122608651 gene encoding uncharacterized protein LOC122608651 — protein MAILHYMDTILVPFSFFITFGYHSYLWYKFKTKPSCTTIGIESIKRKHWLKDMKQGDDKQGTLAVQSLRNTLMSSILVAMVTSILTLALAALINNTYSAKDLFSNSFFGLHTTKILFLKYGSAFLFLLTSFLCSSMAVATLIDANYLIYALGAEPEAEGVTSPSPSSSRKYTRDILERGFVLAIFGNRMLCITFPVLFWLFSPVVFVIASIALVWGLYVLDFVNVVGCY, from the exons ATGGCAATTCTTCACTACATGGACACCATTTTAGTCCCATTTAGCTTCTTCATTACATTTGGTTACCATTCTTATCTTTGGTACAAATTCAAGACCAAACCATCTTGCACCACAATCGGCATCGAGTCCATCAAGAGAAAACATTGGCTGAAAGACATGAAGCAG GGAGACGATAAGCAAGGTACGCTAGCGGTACAAAGTTTAAGAAATACATTGATGAGCTCTATACTAGTTGCTATGGTCACTTCCATCCTAACACTAGCATTGGCTGCTTTGATAAACAACACATATAGTGCAAAAGATCTCTTTAGTAACTCATTTTTCGGGTTACACACTACTAAAATCCTTTTCCTAAAATACGGGTCAGCGTTCCTCTTCTTGTTAACTAGCTTTCTTTGTAGCTCTATGGCTGTTGCAACCTTGATCGATGCAAATTACTTGATTTATGCATTGGGAGCTGAGCCAGAGGCCGAAGGGGTGACATCACCATCGCCTTCATCATCACGTAAATATACAAGGGATATACTCGAAAGAGGGTTTGTTTTAGCTATTTTTGGGAATCGAATGCTTTGCATCACTTTTCCCGTGTTGTTTTGGTTGTTTAGTCCGGTGGTGTTCGTTATTGCTTCCATCGCATTAGTTTGGGGGCTCTATGTGCTTGATTTTGTTAATGTCGTTGGTTGCTACTGA